GTCCCTCCTCGACTGCGTCCGGCGCGCGTGTTGCGCCAGATGGTGCCATGCCTGCGTCCGTGTCACCCACGCGGTCCGCGGACCGTGAGCAGACCGTGTCCGCGAGGCGGTTCCGGCGCATCGGTCCGGCACGGGAGGAACCCTGGCATCAAGGGCTACTACGGATGCGCACGGGGTCCGGTTCACCCCGGACCGCGACCACGTCGCCCCGGGATCGTCCGGGTGGGTGCGCGAAAGCCCCGCCGGCAGCACCGGCGGGGCTTTCGCGATCGGCCTTCGAGCGGGGCTCAGCCCTGCTTGGTGGCCTCGATCTCCAGCAGGATCGTGATCTTGTCGCCGACGACGGCGCCGGCGGGGCCGCCGGTCACGCCGAAGTCCTTGCGGCTGATCTCGGTGGAGGCGGAGAAGCCCGCGACCTTGGCGCCCTCGCCCATGCCGTCGCCGAAGCCGTTCAGCTCCAGCTCCAGGGTCACGGCCTTGGTCACGCCGTGGAACGACAGGTCGCCGTCGACGAGGAAGCCCTCGCCGTGGGCGCGCACACCGGTGGAGGTGAAGGTCAGCTCCGGGAACTTCTCGACGTCCAGGAAGTCCTCGCCGCGCACGTGGGCGTCGCGCTGCTCGTTGCGGGTGTCGATGGAACCCGCGTCGATCTTGGCGGTGACCGAGGACTCCAGCGGGTTCTCGGCGGTCACGATGGCGCCCTCGAAGGTGCCGAAGTGGCCGCGGACCTTGGACACGCCCAGGTGGCGGACCACGAAGGAGACGTCCGAGTGCACCGGGTCGATCGCCCAGGTGCCCACGAGGTAGCCGGGGATCGCAGTCTGCGAGGTCATCGTCAAAGTCCTTCTCGGTCGGTCTGGTTGAACTCTCAACAGAACATAGCGCATCCTGGTTGAGTGTTCAACAACGGACGTATGATGGGGGTATGAGCGACGTGCGGTGGTTGAGCGCCGAGGAGCAGCAGGTCTGGCGTGCCTTCATGACCGCCGTGACCAAGTTCACCGGACACCTGGACCGGCAGTTGCAGCGCGACTCCGGCATGCCGATGGCCTACTACGAGATCCTGGTCGCCCTGTCGGAGGCGCCGGACCGCGCGATGAGGATGAGCGAGCTGGCGTCGGTGTGCCTCTCCTCCCGGTCGAGGCTGTCCCACGCGGTGGCCCGCCTGGAGAAGGAGGGCTGGGTCGAGCGCCGGGCGTGCGCGTCGGACCGGCGCGGCTCCATCGCGACGCTGACCGACGAGGGCTTCGCCGTGCTGCGGGAGGCCGCGCCGGGGCACGTGGCGGCGGTGCGCGAGCACCTGTTCGACGTGCTGACACCGGAGCAGCTGCGAGCGCTGGCGTCGATCAGCCGTGCGGTCGACGCCGGGCTGACCGTGGAGTGCGACAAGGCCCGCGCCGAACTCGGCGAGTTCTGAGGGGGTCGGCCGCGGCACCGCGCGTGTCCGTCGGGTCGAGGGCGCCGGTCGGGACGTCGGTCAGACCGTCCCGGTAGGACCGGACCGGACCAGTCGGGCGACCGGCCACCACACGACCAGTTGCAGCACGGCCAGCGCCAGCGCGAAGGGCAGCAGCGTCCCCACGCCGACGGCCTGCGCGAGCGCACCCGCCGACCACGGCAGCACCCCGCCGCCGATCGAGGAACCGGCGTTCAGCACACCCATCGCGGTGGGTGCCAGCCGAGGCCCGACCAGGTCCGGCACCACCGCGATCGCGGTCGGGAACACCGGTCCCAGCGCGAAGCCGAGCAGCGCGAAGCCCGCGACCGGGGGGAACGGGGTCAGCCACAGCGCGGCCGCCGCCACCGCCACCCCGGACAGGCACAGCGTCATCAGGCCCACCGCCGTCCACCCCAGGCGGGTGAGCACCGGGCTGATCGTGAACCGCCCGACCGTCAACCCCAGCCAGTACGCGCCCACCGCGTAGCCGGCCGCCGCGTCGGCGTGCCCGCGCGCCTGCACCAGGTAGCTGAACCCCCAGCTGCCGACCGACTGCTCCAACCCGACGTACAGCACCAGCAGGAGGGTGGCGACCAGCACGCCGCGGTGGCGCAGCGCCGTGCCCAGCAGGCCCGTCGACCGGGTCGGCGACGACGCCGGGGCCCGCGCGGGGAACGCGACCAGGTAGCAGGCCACCAGGGGGAGCGCGGCCAGGCCCAGCACCAGCCAGGTGGTGGGCCACGGCGCGGTGGCGAGGAGCCGGGTCGCGCCCACCGGTCCGAGCAGCGCGCCCGCGCCGAAGAACGCGTGCAGCCGGTTGAGCCGGGTCGTGGCCCCCGGCAGCGCCGCCAGCACCGCGTTGAGGACCGACTCCAGCACCCCGCTCGCCCAACCCACGACGGCCTGGAGCAGCGCGTACCCGACGAACGGCGGGTGCGCCGCGGTGACCAGGGCGGCCACCGCGAACAGGACGCCCGCCGCCGCGAGCACGGTCCGCGGTCCCCAGCGGTGCAGCAGCGGTCCGGCGGCGGCCCCGCCCAGCACGAACCCCGCCGACCCGGTGAGGAACGTCAGCCCGAGCGTGGCCCGGTCGACCCCGTAGTCGTCGAGCTGCGCCGGCAGCAGCACGCCCGACGCGCCGATGCCGACGCCGAGCAACGCGAACGTCGCGTACGCCGACGCGACCCGGACCCGCACCCCGTCCACCGGACCTCCCCCGGACCGGTCCGAGGATCGGACGACCGCGCACCGCGGGTCGAGGGCTTGCGCAACCTTTCGGCGCGCGTTTCGCGCAAAATCGCCGGCCGCCGGGCGCGCGGGCGGTCACCATGGCGGCCATGATGCTGCTCGTCCCCGCCGACCCGCTGCGGCCGGTGCGCCCAGACCCGCACTTCGCCCCCGAGGCCGCCGCCGCCCGCGACGCCGGGCACCGGGTCGCGGTCGTCGACCACGACGCGCTCGCCCGCGGTGAGGCCGAGCGCGCCGTGGCACGGGTGCCCGCCGACGACGATGCCGTCTACCGGGGCTGGATGCTGCGCTCCGAGCACTACTCCGCGTTCGCCGCCGCCCTGGCCGCGCGGGGCGTGACGACGCGCACCTCGCCCGGGCAGTACCGCCGGGCCCACGAGCTGCCCGGCTGGTACGGGGACTTCACCGCGCACACCCCCGAGTCGGTGTGGACGGTGGGCTTCGACCGCGAGGCCTTCGACGAGGTCCGCCGCGACCTCGGCTCCGGCCCGGCCGTGCTGCGCGACTACGTGAAGTCCGCGAAGCACCACTGGCACGAGGCCGCCTACATCCCGGACCTCGCCGACGCCGAGGCCGCCTGGCGGGTCGCCGCGCGGTTCCTCGAATTGCGCGACGACGACGCCACCGGCGGGTTCGTGCTGCGCCGCTTCGAGCGGTTCACCTCCACCGAGGTCCGCACCTGGTGGGTCGACGGCGCCTGCGCGCTCATCGGTCCCCACCCCGACACGCCGAACGAGGTGCCCGACGCGCCGGACCTCGGCGCCATCGGTCCGCTGATCGCCGACCTGCGGTTCGCCACCGTCGACCTGGCCCGGCGCGCGGACGGCGAGTGGCGGGTGGTGGAACTCGGCGACGGCCAGGTCAGCGACAAGCCCGGCACCACCGCGGCGGGCGCGGTGGTCGCGATCCTGTGACGGCGCGGGACCGACGGCGCGGGACCGACGGCGCTGGACCGACGGCGTGACACCACGGGGATCAGCGCACGCCGCGCGGCCGGAACTGGACGCTGACGCGCGGACCGACCGCCCCGGCCGCCTTGGGGACGGCGTGCTCCCAGGTGCGCTGGCACGAGCCGCCCATGACGATCAGGTCGCCGTGGCCGAGGGCGTAGCGGGTGGTGGGACCGCCGCCGCGCGGTCGCAGGGCCAGGGTGCGCGGGGCGCCGACGGACACGATGGCCACCATCGTGTCGTGCGTGGCGCCTCGGCCGATCGTGTCGCCGTGCCAGGCCACGCCGTCGCGACCGTCGCGGTAGTAGCAGAGGCCGGCGGTGCGGAACGGTTCGCCCAGCTCCTCCGCGTAGTGCGCGCTCAACGCCGTGCGCGCCCCGGTGAGCACCGGGTCGGGCAGGGGAGCGGTCTCGTCGTAGAAGCGGAGCAGGCGCGGGACGTCGACCACGCGCTCGTACATCCGCCTGCGCTCGGCCCGCCACGGCACCTCGGCCACCAGGCGTCGGAACAACGCGTCCGCGCCGGTCAGCCAGCCCGGCAGCACGTCCACCCACGCGCCGTCGCCCAGGGTGGTCCGCCGCAGCCCCGTCAGCGGGCGCAGCGCCGGGGCCTGCGCGCCGTCGTCGAACAGCGACACCTGCATGTCGGCAGCATAACCCGGTCGGTCGAACACCTGTTCGACCACGACTGGCGGGAGGGGGTCAGGCGTCCGGCTCGGGCTTGCGCCGGCGGCCACCGGTGCGCACGGGCGCGGCCTGCTCCTGGCTCTGGTCGACCTGCTTCGGCCCGGCGGCCTCACCTTCGGCGGGCTTGTCGGACAGCAGGATGGCGGCCAGCTCGTCGTAGATCGGTGTGCTGCTCATAGAAAAATCCTCTACCCCGTTTGTACGCAAGTTACACGCGTGTACGTCAAGGCGTACGTCCAGGGTTGGCAAAGCGATCGGGGGTCGGCCGGACGGGTGGTCGGGGAGTGGTCACGGGGTGGCGCGGTGCGCGGTCGCGTGACGTGCGCGACAATTCCCTCCTACCTCCGATAGACGGATGTCCTAGTAATCTGTGGGGGAGTCGCCGATGCCGAAGGAGCCGTCGTGACCGCCGCCAGCCCGCTGCACACCCCGGAGCACCCGGTCCGCTTCATCACCGCGGCCAGCCTGTTCGACGGGCACGACGCGGCGATCAACATCATGCGCCGCATCCTCCAGTCGCAGGGCGTCGAGGTCGTGCACCTCGGCCACAACCGGTCCGTGCGCGAGGTCGTGGACGCGGCGGTCCAGGAGGACGTGCAGGGCATCGCCATCAGCGCCTACCAGGGCGGCCACGTCGAGTACTTCACCTACCTGGTCGAACTGCTCGCCGAGCGCGGTGCGGGGCACGTCAAGGTCTTCGGCGGCGGTGGCGGCGTGATCGTGCCCGAGGAGATCGAGCTGCTGCACTCGCGCGGCGTGGCGCGGATCTTCTCCCCGGCCGACGGCCAGCAGTTGGGCCTGGCCCGCATGATCAACACGATGGTGGCGGCGTGCGACCACCCGTTGGCCGAGCGCGTGCCGCCGTCGTGGGACGGGCTGTTCACCGGCGGGGACGACCTGCTGGCCCGCGCCGTCACGCTCGTCGAGGCCGGCTGGCTCCCCGACGACCTGCGGGAGGACCTGGTCGCCGCGGCGGCCGGGCGCACCGTGCCGGTCCTGGGCATCACCGGCACCGGCGGCTCGGGCAAGTCCTCGCTGACCGACGAGCTGGTGCGCCGCTTCCGGCTCGACCAGGAGGACAAGCTGCGGGTGGCCGTCCTGGCCGTCGACCCGACCCGCCGCAAGGGCGGCGGCGCCCTGCTGGGCGACCGCATCCGGATGAACTGCCTGGGCGGCGACCGCGTGTTCTTCCGCTCGATGGCCACCCGGCGCGCGGGCGCGGAGGTGCCCGACGGGCTGGCCGACGCGATCCTGACCTGCAAGGCGGCCGGGTTCGACCTGGTCGTCGTGGAGACGCCGGGCATCGGCCAGGGCGACGCGGCGATCGTGCCCTTCGCGGACCTCTCGCTGTACGTGATGACGCCGGAGTTCGGCGCCGCGTCGCAGCTGGAGAAGATCGACATGCTCGACTTCGCCGACGTGGTCGCGATCAACAAGTTCGAGCGCCGCGGCGCCGAGGACGCCCGCCGCGACGTCGCCCGCCAGCTGGTGCGCAACCGCGAGGCGTTCGGCGCGTCCTGGGAGGACATGCCGGTCTTCGGCACGTCCGCCGCCACCTTCAACGACGACGGCGTGACCGCCCTGTACCAGCACCTGCGCGACGAGCTGGCGCAGCGCGGCCTCGCCGTGGGCGACGGCGCGCTGGCCCGGGTCGACCGCAAGGTGTCCACGTCGGCGTCCACCGTCGTGCCGCCCGAGCGCGTCCGCTACCTGGCCGAGATCGCGGAGACCGTGCGCGGCTACCACCGCGCCACCGAGACCCACGTGGACGCCGTGCGCCGGGTCGCGCGCCTGCGCGCCGTGCGCGAGGAGCTGGCCGCCGCCGGCCACGACACCGCCGGGGTCGCGGAGCTGCTGGGGGCGGCCGAGCAGCGGGTCGACGCGGTGTCCGCGGCGCTGCTCGCCGAGTGGCCGAAGACCGTCGAGGACTACAGCGGCGACGAACTGGTGGTGAAGGTCCGCGACCGGGAGATCCGCACGACGCTCACCCGCGAGACGCTGTCGGGCAACCGGGTGCGCCGCGTCTCGCTGCCCCGCCACGACGACGACGGCACGCTGCTGCGCTTCCTGCGCGAGGAGAACCTGCCCGGCCGCTTCCCGTACACGGCGGGCGTGTTCCCGTTCAAGCGCGACGGCGAGGACCCGGCGCGCATGTTCGCGGGCGAGGGCGACGCGTTCCGCACCAACCGCCGCTTCAAGTACCTGTCCCAGGGCTCGGAGGCCACGCGCCTGTCCACCGCGTTCGACTCGGTCACGCTCTACGGCCGCGACCCCGACACCCCGCCGGACGTCTACGGCAAGGTCGGCACGTCCGGCGTGTCCATCGCGACCCTGGACGACATGAAGGCGCTCTACGACGGCTTCGACCTCACCGCGCCCACCACGTCGGTGTCGATGACCATCAACGGCCCCGCGCCCACGATCCTCGCGTTCTTCCTCAACACCGTGGTGGACCAGCAGGTCGACAAGTTCCGGGCCGAGCACGGCCGGGAGCCGTCGGCGGAGGAGGCCGCGGAGCTGCGGGCGCGGGCGCTGTCGACCGTGCGCGGCACCGTGCAGGCCGACATCCTCAAGGAGGACCAGGGCCAGAACACCTGCATCTTCTCCACCGAGTTCTCGCTGCGGATGATGGCCGACATCCAGGAGTGGTTCATCCGCAACCGGGTCCGCAACTTCTACTCGGTGTCCATCTCCGGCTACCACATCGCCGAGGCCGGCGCGAACCCCATCAGCCAGCTCGCCTTCACCCTCGCCAACGGGTTCACCTACGTCGAGTCGTACCTCGCGCGCGGGATGTCGATCGACGACTTCGCGCCCAACCTGTCGTTCTTCTTCTCCAACGGCATGGACGCCGAGTACAGCGTCATCGGCCGGGTGGCGCGACGCATCTGGGCCATCGCCATGCGGGAGCGCTACGGCGCCAACGAGCGGTCGCAGAAGTTCAAGTACCACGTGCAGACCTCCGGCCGGTCCCTGCACGCGCAGGAGATGGACTTCAACGACATCCGCACCACCCTCCAGGCGCTGTGTGCCCTGTACGACAACACGAACTCGTTGCACACCAACGCCTACGACGAGGCGGTCACCACGCCCACCGAGGCGTCGGTGCGCCGGGCGATGGCCATCCAGCTCATCATCAACAAGGAGTGGGGCCTGTCGGCGAACGAGAACCCGCTCCAGGGCTCGTTCGTGATCGACGAGCTGACCGACCTGGTCGAGGAGGCGGTGCTCGCCGAGTTCGACCGGCTCTCCGAGCGCGGCGGCGTGCTGGGCGCGATGGAGACCGGCTACCAGCGCGGTCGCATCCAGGACGAGTCGATGCGCTACGAGCAGCGCAAGCACGACGGGTCGCTGCCGCTGGTCGGGGTGAACACGTTCCTGCCCGAGGACGGCTCGCGCGAGCAGGCGACCATCGAGCTGGCCCGCGCCACCGAGGACGAGAAGCGCTCGCAGGTCGAGCGGACCCGCTCGTTCGCCGCCGCCCACGCCGCGGAGGCCGAGCCCGCCCTGCGCCGGCTCAAGCAGGCCGCCGCGTCGGGGGAGAACGTGTTCGACGTGCTGGTGGACGCGGCGCGCGTGTGCACGCTCGGGCAGATCACCGAGGCGTTCTTCGAGGTGGGCGGCCAGTACCGGCGCAACGTGTGAGGAATCGCGACCCGCGTGGTTGAACCGCCCGCCCGCGGTTATCCCGCGGCCATGGGCGAGCAGAATTCGTTGTTCTTCGTCGGCAACGCCACGACGGTGCTGAGGTTGGGGCCGTTCACCCTGCTGACCGACCCCAACTTCCTCCGCCGCGGCCAGTGGAGCTACTTCGGGCAGGGGCTGGTGTCCCGGCGGCTCAAGGACCCGGCCGTCGGCATCGACGGGCTGCCGCCGCTCGACGCGGTGGTGCTGTCGCACTTCCACGGCGACCACTTCGACCGGGTCGCGGCGCGCGGCCTCGACCACGACCTGCCGGTCCTGACCACCCCGCACGCCGCGCGCAGGCTCGGTCGGCGCGGCTTCCGGGAAACGCTGGGCCTGCGCACCTGGGGGCAGGAGACGCTGACCAGGGGCGAGGCGTCGGTGACGATCACGTCGCTGCCGGGGCGGCACGCGCTCGGCGCGCTGGCCAGGGTCCTGCCACCGGTGATGGGCACCATGGTCGAGTACCGGGCGAACCCGACCGCGACGCCGCTGCGGGTCTACCTCAGCGGTGACACGCTCGTCCACGACGAGCTGCGCGAGATCCGCGAGCGCTACCCGGAGATCGACGTCGCGGTCGTCCACCTGGGCGGCACGAAGGTGCTGGGCGTGCTGCTCACCATGGACGGCGCGCAGGGCGTCGACCTGCTGGAGATGCTGCGCCCGCGGCACGCCGTGCCGGTGCACTACGACGACTACGGCCTGATGAAGTCGCCGCTGTCGGACTTCGTCGGCGAGGTCGAGCGCCGCCGCCCACCGGTCTCGTTGATCCCGGTGGGCCGCGGCGAGACGGTCCCGATCCCCGGCCGGCTCACCCGGTGAAGGTGCGGACCAGCAGGAACACGTTCAACGCCGAGATGACCGCCGCGCCCGCCGCGCCGAACCACGTGGTGGCGCGGCGGTTCACCGCGTCGCCCATCACGTCGCGACGGCGCCCCAGCAGCACGAGCGGGACGAGGGCGAACGGGATGCCGAACGACAGCACGACCTGGCTGAGCACCAGCGCCTTCATCGGGTCGACGCCCATCGCCAGGATGACCAGCGCCGGGGCCATGGTCAGCAGCCTGCGCAGCGACAGCGGGATGCGGCGGCGCAGGAAGCCCTCCATGACGACCTGACCGGAGTAGGTGCCGACGCTGGACGCGGCCAGGCCCGAGGCCAGCAGGGCCAGCGCGAACGCCAGCGCAGCGCCGGGGCCGAGCAGGCTGCCCAGCCCGCTGTGCATGTCCTCCAGCGACTCGCTGGGCGTGTCGCTGCCGTGGAACGCGCCGGCCGCCACGACCAGCATGCTCACGTTGACGACGCCGGCCACGCCGAGCGCGACCAGGATGTCCGTGCGGCTGGCCCGCAGCGTCCGCCGCCGCACCACCGGGTCGGTCGTGTGGTGGCGCTGGGTGAGCGCCGAGTGCAGGTAGATGACGTGCGGCATGACGGTCGCGCCGAGCATGCCGGTGGCCAGCAGCACGCTGTCCACGCCGGCGAACCCCGGCACGAGCCCGGCCGCCGCGCCGGTGAGGGGACCGAGCTGCAACGCCTGGTAGAGGAACCCGCCGAGCACGATCGCGAGCAGGCCGACGATCACCGACTCGAACCGGCGCCTGCGCAGCGGGGCCAGCGCGAGGATGCCCGCCGACACCACCGCCGTGATCAGCGCGGCGGGCAGCAGCGGCACCCCGAACAGCAGGTTCAGCGCCACCGCCGCGCCCACGAACTCGGCCAGGTCGGTGGCCATCGCCACCAGTTCGGCCTGCACCCACAGCATCCCCGTGACCGGTCGCGAGTAGCGCTCGCGGCACAGTTCCGGCAGGTTGCGGCCGGTGACCACGCCGAGCTTCGCCGACTGGTACTGGATGAACATCGCCAACCCGCTCGCCGCGACGATCACCCACAGCAGCAGGTAGCCGTGCTTGGCGCCGCCCGCCATGTTGGTCGCGAAGTTGCCCGGGTCGACGTACGCGACCGCCACCACGAACGCCGGGCCCATGACCACGGCCGCCGACCGCAGCCGCGCCACCACCGGCGACGCCATCGAGATGCCGACCATCCCACCGTCCTTCCGTGCTCGGGTGGTGGCCACCCGGACGGGTGGCCACCACAGCGGGACCTGGTGTCAGGGAGCGAGCTTCTTGATGGCCTTCTCGATGAGACCGAGGTTCGCGGGGCTCGTCGCGTAGAGCATCGGGTCCGGCGGCGGCGCGGACGCCTTGCCCCCCAGCGGCTCGACGTCCATCAGGTAGGAGAACTCGTGCGAGCCGTCCGGCGCGGGTCCGGAGGCCCAGCGGCCCTCGGGGCCGTGCACGCCGTCGGAGTTGTGCCAGATCGTGCCCGCGTGCTCCTGGTGCTCCTCGTCGAACAGCGCGCTCGGGCTGATCGGGCCCTCCAGCCCGTCCTCCTGGAGCTCCTCGATCGCGGCCAGCCACATGTTCTGGTGGGCCGTGTCGCGGGCGAGGTTGAACTTGAGCATGTCGCGCACGCCGGGGTCGTCGGTCATGTTGTAGAGGCGCGCGGTCTGGAGCCGGCCCTGCGCCTCGGCCGCGACGTTCACCCGGAAGTCGGCCATCAGGTTGCCGCTGGCCACGATGTAGCGGCCGTTCCACGGCACCCCGTTGCTGTCGGACAGGGTGGGGCCGCCGCCGCTGACGATGGCCTGCTGGACGTCCATGCCGCCGAGGACCGCCGCGACGGCCGGGTCCTTCACGGCGTCGGCCGTCATCTCCGAAGGAGCGCCCTCCAACAGCCTGGCGCACATCGTCGCCAGCATCTCCACGTGGCCGATCTCCTCGGTGGCCACGTCCATGATGAGGTCCTTGTACTTGCCCTCCACGCGGCAGTTCCAGCCCTGGAACAGGTACTGCATCGTCACCGTCATCTCGCCCCACGCGCCACCGATCAGCTCCTGGAGCTTGCGGGCGAACAGGGCGTCCGGCGCGCTGGGCTTGGCCTCGAACTGCAGCCTGCTGGTGTGCAGGAACATCACGCCTCCTGGGTTGCGGTCAGGGCGCCGACGCTAGGAACGCCGCATGACAGGGAGCGCCCGAACCCGCCACGGGCGCGTCACCGCCGCGTCACCCGTGCTGGTCACAGCGGAAGAAAATTCGCGGCCGATGGTGTGTTCGCGGATTTCACGGGCACCCGTGCGGCCCGAGCACCCTGTAGATGGGCAGTACCGATGAGCGAACCCCTCGCCGAGTCCGAGCCCCGCACCACGATCAGGCTCCTCGACGGCTTCGTCCTGGAGCACGGTCCGACACCACTGCACGTGATACCGGGCGCGCGCCGGCTGCTGGCCCTGCTCGCTGTGCGGCAGGCGCCGGTCAGCCGCGCGGTCGTGGCGGCGATGCTGTGGCCGGAGGCGACCGCCCGCCGTGCCGCCGCGTGCCTGCGCTCCACCCTGTGGCGCCTGGCCCAGCCGGGCGCGCCGCTGGTCGAGCCGACCGAGGACGCGCTGCGCCTGGGTGCGGCGGTGGACGTCGACTTCCACCGGGCGTGCCGCCTGGCCGCCACCGCCGCGGAGGCGGGCACGCCCGACCCGGGGGCCGTGGCCCTGCTCAAGGCCGACCTGCTGCCCGGCTGGAGCGACCAGTGGCTGGCGGCCGAGCAGGACTGGTGGCACGAGGCGCGGCTGCGGGCGCTGGAGGCGCTCAGCACGCGGTTCAGGTCCGCCGGCGACCGCCACCGCGCCCACCAGGCCGCGCTGGCGGCCGTGCAGAGCGACCCGCTGCGCGAGAGCGCCCACCGCACCCTGGTCGAGTTGCACCTCGACGACGGCAACCCCGCGCAGGCCGTGCGGCAGTACCGGAGCTACCGCTCGCGGCTGCGCGCCGAACTGGGGCTGGAGCCGTCACCGGAGATCCACCGGCTGGTCGGCCCGCTCCTCGGCGGACGGGCGTGACGGCGCGGGGGAGGTTCAGGCGAATGGGTCGCCGTCCGGGGGTTTGAAGCGGATCGGCCCGGCAATCCAGCGCCCACCGCTCGCGGGCACGAGGAGGAAGTCGATGACCGAACCACAGCGGGACGACGAGGGCGTCGAGCGCGGTGCGGCCGAGGAGAACAGCGGGTCGCCCCTGACCGAGACCGAGGTCGAGGTCTCGAAGCGGCCGCCGAGCGACTCGCCGGAGGACGAGGCGTGAACGGCAGGCTCACGACGTTGGCCCTGACCGGAGCGGGTGCGGCGGCGGCGTTGGCCGGCCGCGCCGTGGCCCGGCGCCGCGCGGCGCACGGCACCCGGTCGGACCACTGGCTCGCGGTGACGGTGGCCCGCCCGCTGGAGGACGTGGAGGGGGCGCGGGCCCTGCCCGAACCGCTGGAGCGGCTGAGCGGGCAGGTCGACCTGCGCTTCCGCGCGGCCCCCGGCGACCGGGGCACCGAGGTGCTGGGCCGGCCGCGCGGCGACGCCGTGTCGCGGGAGGACCTGCGGGTGGCGCTGCGGAAGGCCAAGTCGCTGCTGGAGACCGGCACCGTGGTCCAGCCCGACGCGCGGCCGTCGACGCACCCCGGTCCGGCGGGCAAGGTGCTCCAGTTCGTCGTGCGCAAGTCCAAGGGGGAGGGCAGGCTGTGAAGGCGCTGTGCTGGGAAGGCGTCAACGACGTCCGGGTGCAGAACGTGCCCGACCCGATCATCC
This region of Saccharothrix longispora genomic DNA includes:
- a CDS encoding manganese catalase family protein; amino-acid sequence: MFLHTSRLQFEAKPSAPDALFARKLQELIGGAWGEMTVTMQYLFQGWNCRVEGKYKDLIMDVATEEIGHVEMLATMCARLLEGAPSEMTADAVKDPAVAAVLGGMDVQQAIVSGGGPTLSDSNGVPWNGRYIVASGNLMADFRVNVAAEAQGRLQTARLYNMTDDPGVRDMLKFNLARDTAHQNMWLAAIEELQEDGLEGPISPSALFDEEHQEHAGTIWHNSDGVHGPEGRWASGPAPDGSHEFSYLMDVEPLGGKASAPPPDPMLYATSPANLGLIEKAIKKLAP
- a CDS encoding AfsR/SARP family transcriptional regulator, with the translated sequence MSEPLAESEPRTTIRLLDGFVLEHGPTPLHVIPGARRLLALLAVRQAPVSRAVVAAMLWPEATARRAAACLRSTLWRLAQPGAPLVEPTEDALRLGAAVDVDFHRACRLAATAAEAGTPDPGAVALLKADLLPGWSDQWLAAEQDWWHEARLRALEALSTRFRSAGDRHRAHQAALAAVQSDPLRESAHRTLVELHLDDGNPAQAVRQYRSYRSRLRAELGLEPSPEIHRLVGPLLGGRA